Sequence from the Syngnathus acus chromosome 13, fSynAcu1.2, whole genome shotgun sequence genome:
CTGTCTGATGGGATTGGCTGAATTGTTGCGTTTGCtgctaataaaaacaaatacttcATTATATTTAATGATGACTTTTGTACTAGCGTCAGGAAAGCAGCGTTACCTTGAGGAGACGACGGCGCCTGGGCGGGCTGGCTGCTGAGCGAGCCCGTTTCGATGGTCACGTCTTCCTCCGAAACTTCTCTATCTGCCGCCTCGAGCCTTTCGGAAACTCCCTCGGGCCGAACGACGGCATCCCGCTCTGGGATCACTTTGTTGTCCCGCTCCGAGCCCCGACTGGCGACGGGGATTCCGCCGTCACAGCTTGACGACTCGCTTCTTTGGTTCCTGATGCGATTGAGGAGATTGGTCAAGGCCTTCCTGGGAGCTGCTCGCATGTTCTCCACTGCAGGTTTAGAAAGTTGTTCATGTCTTTTGCTAGCGTGGTACTagtaatgtcttttttttggtttactAGTTATGTTAATTTATACCATGGGCATTTTCCTGCAATCCAGCGTCCTCTGTGGACCTTTCTCGTTCAGATGTGACGCCCTCGTCTAGCGTGACATCCAGCTCCGGGTCTTGGCTGTCGGCGCCGATGACAGGACGAGGTTCTGGGACGAGCAGACTTATCGGGTCACTTTGGATTCCTGGAATTTCAGGTGAAataaatttgcatttcattATCACACGTCAAAATATGTCAACAATAATCCATCCAATCAACAACTAGACCAAGTTTTGAGTTCTTACTTCTTTCTCTGGTGTACATGTCCTCAAAGGCAACCTCCATGTCTCTTTGGAAGTCTTCCTTCATCTCCTGCTTCCTGTGAGGCGGCTGGAAGATCTGCGGCGCTATCTGAAAGGCCTGCTGCCGCCTCCTCAGCATGTCAGCGTGCTGCATGTGCTCCAGTTCCACGAGGAGCCGTTCGTGATCCTAAAGGTACCATTGCGGGGTTCTGACGTTGGCCCGATGGTGCTTGAGATCAACACACAAACTTCATACCAGCGCCAGTTGCTCTTTCCTCAGAGCCGATTTCCCTCGAACACGAGCCGTCTCCGTTCGTTCGGCTCTCTTCCTCTCTTCCTCCCTCTGTAAGTCCAGATGCCTCTTCATGGCCAGCTCAGCTACCTCATGGGCATCCACCTATTTGAGAACGTTGACTTATGGCAACTCCAAACAGGAACATGTGGTTCATGCCTTTTTTTACCTGCTGCGTGTCTGCCGCCCGGTCCACCGTGACCCCGGGGGGCATGTGGTGACGGGTGCCGGCAAAGGCATTGACATCAGATTTCTTTCCCACGTCCGATTTTCCGGCTTCAATGGCCTGCTTGGAAAGGGAAGACAATAATTCATTTCAAGTATGTGAAAATACTTGATTTGCTGCCGTTTACAATTTCTAAAGTCAGAAATTACATTTGGTTACCGTTTTGTCATTCGTAAAATGTTCACACTATTTCAAGCGCAACCTTTGAGTACAACAATGCAACTTACTAAAATTGGATTTGGGGGAGGCGGCGGGAGGTTGGCCACTTTTGTCGATCTCTCTTTTTCTACCTGCAGAGCCTTTTTCCGAGCATTGATTGTTCtgcaaaggaaacaaaaaaaaacaatgtacacatttctctctctctgtcttaGTCTGGTAGTCACATTCATTGAAAAATGCTCACCGGCTTTGCATCTCACTATTTTTAAGCTTCTGCGACTTGAGCTCTTTCAGGGCTTCTTGAAAGCGCTCTTCCGCTTTGGCGTGATTCAGCGCTTCTCTCCGAGTTATGGCCAGCAAATCAGGCTCCTTTGACAGatcaaaaagacattttaatacAACTGCAAGACTATGATTTATGTACAGAGCAGTGCCCTCTGTCTTTCTGACGTCACACTgcattacattttctttggccATCCTCTGTCCTTGGCCGACCATCTGGAGGGTCTGTTCGTAAAGCAACTGCAGCGTGCGCAGTTTCTCGTTTTGCTGCTGCTCCCATTGCTCCCGCAGTTCCTGTCCCAGCAGCTCCAGCTCACGTTGACGTCTCCGCTCAACATTCTGCCGTGTCTGGAACGCAAAGTTCTTATGCTGCTCACGAACCTAAGAGAGGGACAGGTTCAACGATTAAATGCATGATAATAAGTTAAATGATTGCATAATTCGTTTGCAAAAAATAGCTCGCTCGAATGAGAGCATCGATCACAACAAGTTTGAAAACTCACAAACTGTTTGGCTCGGGGGATTGACATGACTCAATGGGTGGCAAATAAAAGTGACTCAAAAGCAATGCAGAGTTCGGACGAAATAATTTATAATGACGTCACAATGAAGTGAAACGTCAGAAAGCGAAGCAAAATCGATTATGTTCTCACTACCTGTTGTATTCGCAATTTTCTCCTTCTTCCCCTTTCTTCTTGTATCCACTGGGCCTCTTCGTTGGGGCTCAGTCGTAATTTTCCCAGCCGTCTCGCCATTGTCTCTCAGCGTAAACATTTCTCTGTAGCAACATAAGCAGCTAGCGGCTTAGCTGATTGGCCTGAATTGGTTAACTTTGCCTGATCGCTAAGTTCCGCGGCTCAAACGCGAGTTAATCGATGAAATAGGATCATATCAAGTTATAGAAGTCAGATTGAATACATTCTGATGCGATcaatccaaaataaaagacattttcttgcAGCACACAAATCGGTGCGATCGCGAAGAGTTCGCTTTGAATTCTTCCTACGTCACATCCGTCGGTTTAAACGTCCCGCCGTGTTCGCGCACTTTGTCGCGACACATTGTTAtattatttagatgtattatcattattaattatCGGCACTCTTGAATAGTCGGCAAGAGTTTTatcacgtatatatatatatatatatatatatattttttttttttttaaaaaagcttaAATGTATCTagtattttacaattttaacAGCTGCAGCAACACTTTTCACCTTAGGGGCGGCGCTATTGTCCCCAAGTAGAATTAGCAGCCATATATGAAAACCAAAGAAGAGCGTGTAGCGTGCGTAGAATAATCGAATCACGACAGAAACAATAACACAACTTAAAGGGGCAATATTTACATTCCTAACAATTGCTTAAAAGCAGAGGTAAGATGTGCTTTTATCAAATGTTATTAATTTCAATGTTTTCAATTAGCTGTTTCGTGTTCGAACCAAATACGCCGTGATTACCATAAAGCTAACGCTAGCCGATTTGGATAGCAAAGCAGTCGTATAATGATGTCTTTCTCCTGCTGTCCCTTCCCTGTCTTGCTTAGCCTTGCCATCATGGCCAGCGGTCCAGGCGTGAGGGTCAGCATAGAGTCTTTCTGTGAGAAGCAGGTGCAGGAGGTTGCCCTGGATGGAACTGAGACGTACGTGCCGCCCCTGTCCATGTCCCAGAACTTGGCTAAGTTGGCGCAACGGATTGACTTCAGCCAAGGATCCGACTCTGAGGAAGAGGGAACCAACAGCGAATCCCGGGATCGCGAGTGGTGCAAACATGAcctggaggaagaagaaggtaTCATGAAGACAAGTGTTTGTTGAATGCACAATGAGTGACTCTTCTTTTCCACTGTTTCTTTTTATGCAGGAACAGTAAAGTTCCAGCCCTCCCTGTGGCCTTGGGATTCCGTCCGCAACAACCTGCGTAGTTCCCTCACCGAAATGTGTGTCCTCTATGATGTGCTCTGCGTGGTGAAGGAGAAGAAGTACATGGCGCTAGACCCAGTGTCTCAAGATCCGTCCATGAGCAAGGTAAATTGAAAACACTGGCACATTTTAAGTTCAATGTCCACATTGTATTGCTTTGATTCAGACCCCTCAGGTGTTCCAACTGATGAGCAAAAAGAAATCGTTGGCCACCGCAGCGCAGCTCCTCCTGAAGGGTGCCGAGAAGCTCAACAAGTCTGTCGCGGAGAACCTGGAGAACCGCAGACAGCGGGACTTCAACGCGGAGCTGCTGCGATTGCGCTCGCAGTGGAAGCTGCGCAAAGTCGGCGACAAGATCCTGGGAGACCTCAGCTACCGGAGTGCAGGTTATTAAAACCGCCACaaagtgattgtttttgtcatcccAGTCTGTAAAAGCTGCATGATGTCATTAACCACGCAGGCTCACTGTTTCCTCATCACGGCTCATTTGAGGTGCTCAAGAACACGGATATCGATCTGGACAAAAAGATCCCGGAGGACTACTGTCCCCTTGACGTGCAGATCCCCAGTGATCTTGAGGGATCTGCCTACATCAAGGTAGAGGACTGACAGACACACTTTCATACTGACTTGTATGAAGAAATATTGGCGATAGCGGTGGAATCACCACTGGGACTGTTCCAGGTTTCCATCCAGAAGCAAGCTCCAGACATTGGTGATCTCGGAACAGTCAATTTGTTCAGGCGACAACCAAAAACCAAAGGAGGTGTGGTATTGGTGCAACTCTACTTACTGTTTAtcatgaaagtttttttttttttttaattcagcacATCTTGGTAATGTGTCACATTGGCAGGTTCGCAGCCGTGGCACGTGAAGCTGGAGGCGGCTCAGAACGTTCTGCTCTGCAAGGAGATCTTTGCGCAGTTGTCTCGGGAAGCCGTCCAGATCAAATCTCAAATCCCTCACATTGTCGTGAAGAATCAGATCATCTCACAGCCCTTCCCAGGTCTTGGAACGCTCGTGACTACGATCAACCAATACTAATCGCGTATTTATTACCATTCTAATTCATTTTTCTCGAATCTGCATCggtctgaaaaacaaaacaagcaatttTCGTTTTTCTACATTTTGTGCCACTGACTGAATCATTCTGTTTGTAGGTTTGCAACTCTCCATCTCATTGTGCCACTCGACGACAGAGAAGAGGAACCATCGGGCCTCACCGGAGAGACCCAAACCAGACGACCATCTTTACGTACTGGAACATAACCTGCATCAGATGATGCGAGaggtgagacttttttttttttttttttccccttcggGGATACTTTGACTATAATTTGATTGAATCGAATGAAGGTTTCCTTTGTCTGTGTCGCAGTTCCACAAGCAGCAGCTGAGTTCCATGGTGATGCCGCATCCCGCCACCGCCCCATTTGGCCACAAGCGCCTGCGTCTGGCAGGTCCGCTGGCCTACGACAAGGCCGAAATTAGCAACTTGCAGCAACGAGAAGGTCTCCTGGAGAAGATCATCAAACAGGCCAAGCACATCTTCCTACGGAGCCGGTAAGACCGGCTTttactttttcaaatgacGACATCATTAATTGTGCATCTTTTGTGGATTTGTCAGAACGGCGCGCACCATCGACAGCCTGGCCAGCCGCATCGAAGACCCTCAAATTCAAGCTCACTGGTCCAACATCAACGACGTGTACGAGTCAAGCGTCAAAGTGCTGATCACCTCTCAGAGCTACGAGCAAATCTGCAAGTAAGTTGCGGAAGGAAGGCGCGAAGGTGATTTGAAGGTGTGGCTAATGTACTGATCGCATGTTTCAGGTCCATCCAGCTGCAGCTCAACATCGGCGTGGAGCAGATCCGAGTGGTCCATCGAGACGGCCGCGTCGTCACTCTGTCGCATCAGGAGCAGGAGCTGCAGGACTTCCTCCTCTCCCAGGTATGGCTACTCTTACCACCCAGCTCCAAATCAAGAGCTTCATGGGTGTTCCTGGCTCGTCCTCGCGGCAGATGTCCCAGCACCAGGTGCACGCCGTGCAGCAGCTGGCCAAAGTGATGGGCTGGCACGTGCTGAGCTTCAGCAACCACGTCGGCGTCGGCCCGGTGGAGAGCATCGGGAACGCTTCGGCCGTCACCGTGGCGTCTCCCAACGGAGAGTACGCCATCTCAGGTGAGACTGCTCACTTAAGACTTTTTAAATTGACCCAAAATGGCTTCCTCTCTTATCTGCTGCTCTGTTTCGCCCCCCTCCTAGTGCGTAACGGTCCCGAGAGCGGGTGCAGGGTTTTGGTCCAGTTCCCCCGCAACCAGACCAAGGACCTGCCCAAGAGTGAGATCATCCAGGACAGCAAGTGGAGCCACCTCAGGGGTCCGTACAAGGAGGTCCACTGGAACAAGATGGAGGGACGCAACTTTGTCTACAAGATGGAGCTCCTCATGGCCGCCCTTACCCCTTGCCCTTAATTCCAACACTCCCCGGGTGGACCAGCAACTTAGCcatgttacaaaaaatatatatatatgataagCCACGACCCTTTCCTTTTTATTCTTCCATGGAGGAGTTTTACAAGACTTTTGTTGGCTGCCTGCCCACatttgttcacttttttttccctacttACTAAATATTTTCCACATCAAACTGTTCAATTCCCTCAGCTCATTTTGGGGAAGTATTCCAACTTGACCTATAGTTACTCCAAACAATATTATTTTGGCAATAAATACAGTTTATATTTACAATACACATGTATAAAATAAATCTGAGAGCGCCTCAGTCTCTTCTTTCCTCTACCAAATCCATTGtggtgaaggaaaaaaaaaaagtctttcctgttacaaatgaaaaatagtcCCAACAAacttgtgtcaaagacgctgCAGCTCCGTTGCGTCATTTtctggagaaagaaaaaaaagggggggggcagtcATTTGAGACTCTAGGCAACCTTTGTACTCCAAAACACGCCCAAAGTGCCAACTTGCATTCACAGCCGGATGGCCCAACATGATTTGTGACTGTAGTCATTTGAGCAAGCAAGCTTTAGAAAGGCAGAAGTGGGAATAAACCCCAGTACTGTACAAACAGTCTTTATTATACAATGGTCCCTTGATATGAGTTGGCATTTGGCCAATTTTTGAATGCTACTTACAAACTGGAGGCACGGATACTCACTTCACAATAATCAGACTTTTAAAATTGCAATCCCGAGTTTACCATTTACAGCGGCAAAGGCCACAATAACCGAGCAGGATATAACCTTTGGCCCCGGTGCGACATGAGTCATTCTATACTactaaaagatttttttttttaaatctgtggTTAGAAGCAGAAGATTAGATGAATGAGACTCCTACCTGGCATTTCTTTCCTGCGTTGCCACGCTACAATCTTCCTGTAGGCTTTGTCCAACAGCCACATGGCCAGCATGAGAAGGCCCGCCACGCAGGCCAGCGCCAGGGCTGACACCGACAGGTACTGCAGGTCCTCATACAGAACCTCTGCGaagaacattattattatttaagtATAAAAATGCATCAACTGTCTGTTTTTCACCCACCATTGACTTTGAGGACAAATCCAACATCTTTACTGACGCCCATCTCGTCGGTGACCGTCAGCACGTAGTACCCGGTGTCTTGCAACCGCAGGTCCGACAATCCCATGGAGCCGTTGTCGTGCGCTTCTACGCGACTGCTGTAGTCAGCGGTGACATTGGTGAAGACACCCGGCCGCCAGATGCCGATGGCGCGGCTCACCGAGCTCGACATGAAGGTCCACTGGATGGTGGGGGTGCAATTGCAGGCCACATCCACGGAGAAGAACACGTCCTCCTGCACGGACCGGGTTAGGCTGTGCTCGGGGGACTCGATGGAGATGGCTCCAGCttggaaggagaaaaaaaaaaaaagtatttttaagcCAGAAAATTCCTTGGCACTCAGATACGTGCAATTTCGCATGACAGGTTCCTGGCAGAACTTTCTAAAAGGGGTCACTCCTTTTAATAAAGTATGTTTGGGCAGCCTCAAAAACCTCATCAAATTTATCCAAAGAAGTTTCAGTGGACCTTGTGGTTCTGCTGTTTGCTCAATGAGGCATGGAGAAGGAATTCTACTCAAGAATGCCAAGGCGCtgagaaggaaaaaatgaGCAAGGTGCGCCATTGCTCATCGATTAAACAGCCTCGTTGACGTAACTATAAATATCATCATAATAAACAGGaagcaaatattgtcacaCTCGAAGTAAAACTGGTGACGGTAGATGATCTGATTCAACTACTGTAATTAAGAACTAATTCCAAAATTCACacagacaaagaaacaaaagcatttACAAACAGATGACATTCAGAAGTAAAGCAGAATTAAGTATCTTACCgaaatgacatttaaacacAAGACCTTTGACATCACACATTATTGAGCAGTGTAACATTAATTTGTcagatttgatttatttatttggattgTTAAGAGTCTGCAGCTACTGTCGTCCTGTCACCAAAAAGCTGAACTGGAactatttccttttttttttttttttttttttttgcttatgtGGCCCTCAACAGAAACCAGTTGAGACGTTCCCGTCGTGAGAATAAGTATAGTGCTTACCTCGTTGGCACATGtacaacaaaaagcaaaagagcGCAGCAATGTCGTGTACATCCCAGAGCCTGTAGTACAACATTAGCATCTCAGAGCCATCGGTTGGTTGAAGAGCACCAAGAAGAATCTCTCCCAACTCACTTGACCTTTTGGCAGGCTTTTTCAGTCCTTGACAAATAATGATCCCGACATTTTCTCACAATCTTCCGCGTGCCTCGTCGTCCTCTCAGGCGTTTACTGAGTGTGTGTTCATACCTGCGCAGCCGGAACGCACCGATCAGACAGGTTGAGCCGGAGATTATTGAGTAAACATGTATCCACACTCACACACCAAGGTGAAGAAAGGCCACACGGTGTCGGGCCTTCCCGCTTTTGTGACTTACAAGTAAAACAGGCACTTTGGAGCCACACCAGCTATCAGCATAGGTTGGAAGCCCCTGGCCCCTCGCATTATGTGACACCTGGTAGAACGTGCCAAACAGGAAGCACTcacttcaaaaaaataaaaagacacagagagagagagagagagagagagagagagtgcaaCTGGCCTATGTTTGGAAGTTTGTTTGACTGTGGGAAGctatttgagcatttatttgcAGGCCTTTCTACCCAGTTTAAGTGAGAGATAGCAATCACAACAAAGTTTATGAATATATTGTTCAGTAAGTATATAATGTCAGTCCAGATTTAGCATAACTCTCAAGTTCTTGCACAGGAGCGGTCGCTCATCAGTTTGTGCACATGATTAAGTGTTATTTGATGAAGTGTGAGACAgaaattacaaaatattttcacttatGATTGCATAAAATTTGTGGAAGCAATCTCTGTCGTCGATTTGATTTAAACTATTGAAAACAGTAATGATGTATTAATGATGTACGTATTGCGTAATGACCTCAAAATGTCCAAGATGACCTTGAACGTCgcttaggatttttttttttttatatatatatatatatatatatatatatatatttaggcACCGAATACTGACGAAAAAATATCACTACGGACGAAAATGCTTTGGTGaatattcaaaatgcttttCAGGTGACTCttaagttttttttactgaagtCAAATTTGATGTACGTCGCCTTCTATCGAACAGGTAAGCAAACATCTTAGGCCTACTCTTATGACCTTCAATTTCCTCATCATGCACACAAGTAAGTGAAACTTTGTAACAAATACACagtaaatgttttaattgtgCGTTTACTGAAGTTTTTAATCTCGCTCGTGGAAAGAGAAATCTATTTAATTGCATGTTTGTAAAGCGATTGATGTGAACGTATGTGTAATTCTCCTCCACTGCTGTGGTGTCGCTCTAGTATTAATACCTGCCAGTTAAACAGTAAACAGGAAGTAGTTCGGTGACTCGGTGCATAGATGTGACGCTACCTGATACAATTTGCACATATATCGGTCAAGCAGCAAAAGTACTTTTCACCACAGTATTACACGAACAATCTGCTCATGCAATGAAAGTAATTTGCTGTTAATGATTCATGTAAGACTATTTTCACGTGGTTAAACGAGATCAAGTTAAAGTAAAATTACTTTTCCTTCGACGTGGATCACGTGACAGGCGATCGATTTCCTAATATTCTTtcgaaaaacaacacaaatgtcCTGCTTGGACCCATTATGTGTTTGCGCTATTCTTGAACATTTGTCATTGGCTTAGTTGATTGtcaaagaacaacaaaataatgcCATTAAAAGGAATATGTTTACTGGTGCTTCTCCATTGGACCATCATGGGTCACATGACTTGTAGTACCCATCAATACTCAGTATTTATTTGGTTGT
This genomic interval carries:
- the med17 gene encoding mediator of RNA polymerase II transcription subunit 17; this translates as MASGPGVRVSIESFCEKQVQEVALDGTETYVPPLSMSQNLAKLAQRIDFSQGSDSEEEGTNSESRDREWCKHDLEEEEGTVKFQPSLWPWDSVRNNLRSSLTEMCVLYDVLCVVKEKKYMALDPVSQDPSMSKTPQVFQLMSKKKSLATAAQLLLKGAEKLNKSVAENLENRRQRDFNAELLRLRSQWKLRKVGDKILGDLSYRSAGSLFPHHGSFEVLKNTDIDLDKKIPEDYCPLDVQIPSDLEGSAYIKVSIQKQAPDIGDLGTVNLFRRQPKTKGGSQPWHVKLEAAQNVLLCKEIFAQLSREAVQIKSQIPHIVVKNQIISQPFPGLQLSISLCHSTTEKRNHRASPERPKPDDHLYVLEHNLHQMMREFHKQQLSSMVMPHPATAPFGHKRLRLAGPLAYDKAEISNLQQREGLLEKIIKQAKHIFLRSRTARTIDSLASRIEDPQIQAHWSNINDVYESSVKVLITSQSYEQICKSIQLQLNIGVEQIRVVHRDGRVVTLSHQEQELQDFLLSQMSQHQVHAVQQLAKVMGWHVLSFSNHVGVGPVESIGNASAVTVASPNGEYAISVRNGPESGCRVLVQFPRNQTKDLPKSEIIQDSKWSHLRGPYKEVHWNKMEGRNFVYKMELLMAALTPCP
- the LOC119132569 gene encoding V-set and transmembrane domain-containing protein 5, which gives rise to MLMLYYRLWDVHDIAALFCFLLYMCQRAGAISIESPEHSLTRSVQEDVFFSVDVACNCTPTIQWTFMSSSVSRAIGIWRPGVFTNVTADYSSRVEAHDNGSMGLSDLRLQDTGYYVLTVTDEMGVSKDVGFVLKVNEVLYEDLQYLSVSALALACVAGLLMLAMWLLDKAYRKIVAWQRRKEMPENDATELQRL